The following nucleotide sequence is from Phycisphaerae bacterium.
AGACCGCGCTCAACTTCCGCGGATTCCGATTCCTGCTGATGCTTTCCCCCTGTCCCATCGGCTGGAAATCGGAGCCCGATGAAAGCGTCGAGTTGGTTCGATTCGCAGTCGAGTGCGGTCTCTTTCCTCTCTACGAAGTGTTCGAAGGCGATCGGTACCGCATCAATATCCGCCCGACCAGCGATGGGCTGGAGAAATACACGTCCCGCCAGCGCCGCTACGCCTCGCTATCGACCGACGGGGCGCTGATCCGTCGGCGCATTGCGGCGCAGTGGCGCTATCTTGACCACATGGCTAGGGCGTTTCCGGCCGAGCGCAAAATCAACTCGCAATTCGAAGCGGAATGAGGGTGAAGTAAACCGCCCAGATCCCGAACAGGATGCCGATCAGGGCCATCGTTCCCCGTTACCGGATTCGGGAGCCCGGATTCTTCAGACTACACTTGTGGTAAGGTAGAATCGCGCGAAGATCCGCTTCGGGAAGCAGGCGATTGTACCGTTGAAGCCGCCGGAGGCTGGAGAATTCAATGAGTGATCCGCGCCGCCGGTGGTGGGAGCGCCGCTGGGCCCAAGTGCTGATCGCCCTCGCGGTAGTGGCCCTGTTCTTCAAGCTCTATGCAGGCTGGAACTGGCATGTCCAGCGTCGCGCTGGGCGGGGCGTGACATTCTCGCCGACGAGGGCATATATCGCACACTCGTCGGCCTACGCGTTGCTAATGGATGCCATCGCTCCCTACACCAATCTCCGCAGCCGCCTCGATACGATCATTCCCTACGCACTCTGGCGAGGGAGTTTCGTCCTGTTGACCGTGGGGCCCGCCGCCCTGATCGCCGTATGTACGTTTGCGAAGTTGTCGAAGTGCTATCGAAAGGGTCGCGACGACGGCGAGTCGCACTGTCGGCGGTGTGGCTACATTCTTCGCGGTCTGTCCGAACCACGTTGCTCCGAGTGTGGAGAATGGATATGAACACTGCGTCGCGGCCAACCCGCACCGAGTCCGATCGCTCATACGCCGACGAATGCGGTCGCCATTTCCGCACGTGGCCAGCGTGGCTGAGGATCGCGCTGAGTGCGGCGCTGACCACCCTGCTGGCTTGGCCTCTGGGGGGCTATCTCTGGACGCTGTATGACTTGAAGCCATACGATCCGATCACTAACGCCGATCCCGAGTGCGCGTCCGGCCCGACCGGCGATTGGTTGGATTGGATGGCCGCCCATACATGGCGATGGTCGATCGGCCTGCCCGAAGCTCTCTGTGCCGGGCTGGCCGCGATTGCGATCTACAGCCTGCTCACCCATTGGCGCGGTCCACAGACACCGGTTGAGACCCAGTGCCGCCGCTGCCACGCGGTCTTGCGTGCGCTGCCATCACCGCGTTGCCCCGAATGCGGTGAGTCGATTTGAAGGCTCCTAGTGTGCAATCCGTAGCGGGATGATCACGTAGAACAGCGCCCAGAGGGCCAACAATATGGCGATCAGGGCGATGGTTCCGAGGATCGTCACGCGGCGGCCGAGCCGGGTGCTGTCGGCGATGGCGACGGCGTGGGCGTCCTTCGGCGTCGTTGCGAAAGTCAGCCCGTGGAGCTGCTGGTCGGATTGGGCCGGCGTCGCGAGGCTGACGGCGACAAGCACGGCGACGCAGACGGCGAACATCAGGATGGCGAAGTGCAGGAAGTTCATGGTGATGAGCGGCTCGATCGCGCCGAGCTTCCATCCGCCGACGCTCATCGCCAATTCCAGTAGAAAACGAAGCACCCCGATGACGAATCCGGTGTAGAGGGCCGCGAGCGCGCCCCGTCCGTTGAATCGCTTATAGAAAACGCCGAGCAGGAACACGGCGGCGATCGGAGGGCTGATGTAGGCTTGAATTTTTTGAAGGTACTCGAACAGTTTGCTGCCGCCCAGCCTCTCCAGGAAAGGCACGTAAAGGATGGCGACAACCACCATGACCAGCGTCACGGCGCGGCCGACGTTCACCAATTCGCGTTCGGACGCGCGGGGACGACGGGGCTTGTATAAGTCCATGGTAAAAAGCGTGCCGCACGAGTTGAAACACGCCGCCAATGACGACATGATTGCCGCGAAGAGACCGGCGATGACCAGACCCTTGATCCCGACTGGCAGGAGCATCGTAAGCTGCGGGTAAATCGTGTTCGATTTTTCCACGCCGGGGAAGAGCTTGAGCGCGATGATGCCCGGAAAGACCAGTAGGAACATGGGGAGGATTTTGAGGAACCCCGCCAGGATGGCCCCGCCGCGGGCGTGGTCAACATTCTTCGCGCCCAACGCCCGCTGGACGATGTACTGATCCGTACACCAGTACCAGATTCCGAGAATCGGCAGGCCGAAGATCATCCCCGACCATGGATAATCGGGATGACTGGCCGGCTTGAGCATCGACCAGTGTTCTTTGGGGGCGAAATCGATCAAGGCGGAAAGTCCGCCGACCTTGTCCAGCCCGATCCACGTCAGCGCGACGGCCCCGCCGATCAGCACGAAGGCCTGCATCAGCTCTGTGTAGATGACCGCCGCCAGGCCACCGGCGACGGTGTAAATCCCGGTCGCCACGACGAGCATCAGACTCGATGTATACAAGTCCCAGCCGAAAAGCAGATTGAGGAAGAGAGCCCCGGCGTACAGCGTCACGGCGATCTTCGTGATTACGTAGGAGATCAGGCTAATGACCGTCAGGTAGGTGCGACACTGTCGGTTGTAGCGTCGTTCGAGGAACTCCGGCATGGTGAAGACGCCGCTGCGGATGTAAAACGGGAGAAAGACCCATCCCAGGATCATGCAGGCCACGGCCGCGAAGAGTTCATATTGAGAGACGGCGAATCCGCTGTAATAACCCGCGCCGGCGAGACCGACGAAGTGCTCGGAGGAGATGTTGGCGGCGAACATGGCGCTGCCGACGGCGATCCATCCGGCGTGGCGGCTGGCGAGGAAATAGTCGGTCGTGGTCTTGTTCTTGCGGGCGAAGTAGAAGCCGATCCCCATCACAATAAGGAAATACACGCCGACGAAGATCCAATCGAGACCGGCTAGCTGCTGTTGATCGACGGGTGGCATGGCGAAGCTCCTCGGCGAAAGCCTCAGTGGCGAAACGTTTTCGCAAGTCTAATGGTACCCGCCTCCAACGCCTACTGATTTCTCTTAGAATGGTTCCGCTGTTTTCTGGCCCTTACCGGCCGGAGAATTGAGGGGCGAAGATCATGAAAGCGGTGGCAAGACTCGTCGGGTTGTCCCTGGCGCTGCCTCTCGTTGCGGCTTGGGCGGAAACCAGCCCTCCGACGCAGCGCCGGCCTCCTGCGGATTCCGAGAATATCACGGTCCCCAAGATTTGGGATGAAAAACAACTGGCGACCTGGGCGACGCCGGTCGCGGGACTCGGGGTGCGTCCCGGTCATTTCAGCGAGGAGGAATACTACGCCGCACCGGTCGACAATCTTCGCACGTATCCTGTTTATCACCCGAATCGCGAGCCGCCGGGCTACCGCGCGTGGATGAAATCACAGGGACCGCGGCCGCTGATCGAGCCGGAGAAACTCAGGACCAAGGCGGATTGGGTCGAGGCGGGGCGACAGGTGTTCGAGCAACTGGACACGGCCCTTTCACGCACCGACGACCAGAGCGTGATCGAACACTTCAGCAGTGCCGACGCGATCGACAAGTACCGCGATGCTACGCACGACGTCATCTCCAAGGACGGCATCCTCCTGGATTATCGGTGGGTGGTGGACCGTAACGGCGGCCTCAAGATCAGCCTCTCCAGTTGTTCGGGGTGCCATACCCGATTGATGCCCGATGGTTCGCTACTTCCCGGCGCTCCTTCGAACTTCGACTTGTCGGACTCACCCGCGGCAAATGTTCTGCTTTCGAAGCTCGTTCCGACGCCCCGTCCGCCCTTGGGGAAGATGCTCTACGCTGAGTTTGGCGTCCCGTGGCTTACGGACGACACGCATGCCCGATTCAAGTCCATGAGCGATCCCAAGGTCATGAACTTTCGGGCGCTTGAGACCGGCGAACCGCCGGGCACGACATTCAGCCGCCTTAACGGTAGTCCATACTACACGACTCGTATGGCAGACCTGAACGGAGTGAAGGACCGACGCTATCTGGACGCCACGGGAACTCATGCCAATCGCGGCCCTGCGGATATCGCTCGCTATGGGATACTGGTGGAATTCGCCGACATCGCCGTGTTCGGGCCGCATCGAATGATTGCCAAGGAGTATTCGACGCTACGACTCCGACCGCCCGATGAGGCGATGTATGCACTGGGGTTGTATGTTTATTCCCTGGAGCCGCCGAAAAGCCCTTTTCCCTTTGACGAGCAGGCTCAGCGCGGGAAGTCCATCTTCGAGGCCGAGGGCTGCACCGAGTGTCACACGCCGCCGGTGTATACGAACAACAAGTTGGTGGCAGTGTCTGGCTTTGAGCCGCCAGTCGATGACCCCGCGACATTCCGGCTGGACATTTCGACGCGAAGAGTGGGAACGGACCCCGGCTTGGCACTGAAGACGCGCAAGGGGACTGGTTACTACAAGATTCCGTCGCTCCGTGGGCTCTGGTATCGCGGGCTCTATGAGCACTCGGGATCCGTGGCGTCGCTGGAGGATTGGTTCGATCCCAAGCGGCTCCGCGACGACTATGTCCCGAGCGGCTGGAAGGGGCCGGGCGTCAAGACGCGCGCCGTGCCCGGTCACAAGTTCGGGCATGATTTGTCGGACGACGATAAGAAAGCGCTGATCGCATTCTTGAAGACGCTCTAGGCTGTGGGGGTTCATGCCCGTCGATGTGAAGGCCGCACTTCACCATAGATGTGCTAAGATGGTGCATCGAGGTGTTACGGGCGTGGACGTACTCGGAACGACTTTTGCGGGAATTCGAGAGGCCCTTGCGCCGCCGGCGGGGCGCGTGGTGGCCTTGCGCCGGGAATACGCCAACCTTCTCCGAGGGCAGGACGGCAACGGCGAATTGCGGGCCGATCTGCTCCCCGTTGTTCGCGAACATCGCGACGGCGAGTTGATCAAATTCGTCCAGAAGCGGCCCGATGGCCTCGAGACCGAGAGCGTCATCATCCCCATGGCCGGTCGGGGGCGGAAGTGGAATACACTCTGCGTTTCTTCGCAGGTCGGTTGCGCGATGGGCTGCACATTTTGCGAAACGGCGCAGCTGGGCAAGCTGGCGCAGCTTCCGGCCGCAGAGATCGTCGGGCAGGTCGTCGCCGCACGACGCCACTTCGCCGCCGATATTCGCAATGTCGTCTTCATGGGGATGGGCGAGCCGTTCGACAACTTCGACGAGGTGATCCAGGCCGTCCGCGTCCTGACCGACACCTGCGGCCTGTCGATGGGTATGTCGCACATCACGATCTCGACGGTGGGGCGCGTCGAGGGAATTCGCAAGCTGGCGGCCCTCGGCTGGCGACGGATCAACCTCGCCGTCTCGCTTAATGCGCCAAACGACGCGATTCGATCGCGGATCATGCCGATCAACCGCGTGGAGCCGATGGGGATGCTGCGAGAGGCGATGCTGGCGTACCCACTGCGGAAGTGTCAGTTTTTGATGATCGAGTATGTGCTGATCCCCGGCGTGAACGACGCGCGGGACCATGCGGAAGAACTGGCGGAATATCTGCGGCCGATTCAGTGCTGCGTCAATGTCATCCCATACAATCCGCGGCGCGAGTCGCCGTACGAAGCGCCGACGGAGGCGCAAGTGTGGGCGTTCCTTGATCAACTGGAGGCGGCCGGGCAGTTCTGCAAGCGGCGCGTGACCAAGGGACGCGACTTCATGGCGGCGTGCGGACAACTCGGTAATCGGGCGCTGTCGCGGCGGGCCATGCCGGTGGCCCTGAATTGCGAATGACGAATTACGAATTACGAAAGACGAGCGGCCCTCTTCCGAACTCGTCAATCGCGCCTGCTGTCATCGACGAGTTAACCAGGACCGGTTGCGACGCCCGCGGCGACCGGCTTTCGCGGGCGCTGTTCGCCACAGACGCCAGCATTTACCAGATTATCCCCGATGGCGTGGTGTATCCACGAAGTATCGGCGACGTCCAGGCGACGGTCCGCGCCTGTGCCAAGCACGACGTGCCGTTGACCGCGCGGGGGGCGGGCACGGGGCTGGCGGGGGGCTGCGTCAACCGCGGGATTATTCTCGACTGTTCGCGGTATATGAATCGAATCGTTTCGATTGACCCGGCATCGCGGACGGCGATCGTCGAGCCCGGTGTCGTGCTGGATGATCTGAACGCGGCGGCGGCGTCTTACGGGTTGCAGTTCGCGCCGGACGTCGCGACGAGCAGCCGGGCGACGATCGGGGGGATGATCGCGAACAACTCGTGCGGGGCGCACTCGGTGATGTATGGGCGCACGGTGGATTATGTTTTGGCGCTGGAGGTGGTGCTGGCGGATGGGTCGTGCGCCGCGTGGGGCGGCGGAATAGCGAATAGCGAATGGCGAATAGCGAAAGAAGAAAATGCGCTGACGGTTCGATGTGAAGAACTCCTTCGCCGAGCCATGCGCGACGACGC
It contains:
- the rlmN gene encoding 23S rRNA (adenine(2503)-C(2))-methyltransferase RlmN, yielding MPVDVKAALHHRCAKMVHRGVTGVDVLGTTFAGIREALAPPAGRVVALRREYANLLRGQDGNGELRADLLPVVREHRDGELIKFVQKRPDGLETESVIIPMAGRGRKWNTLCVSSQVGCAMGCTFCETAQLGKLAQLPAAEIVGQVVAARRHFAADIRNVVFMGMGEPFDNFDEVIQAVRVLTDTCGLSMGMSHITISTVGRVEGIRKLAALGWRRINLAVSLNAPNDAIRSRIMPINRVEPMGMLREAMLAYPLRKCQFLMIEYVLIPGVNDARDHAEELAEYLRPIQCCVNVIPYNPRRESPYEAPTEAQVWAFLDQLEAAGQFCKRRVTKGRDFMAACGQLGNRALSRRAMPVALNCE
- a CDS encoding sodium:solute symporter, translated to MPPVDQQQLAGLDWIFVGVYFLIVMGIGFYFARKNKTTTDYFLASRHAGWIAVGSAMFAANISSEHFVGLAGAGYYSGFAVSQYELFAAVACMILGWVFLPFYIRSGVFTMPEFLERRYNRQCRTYLTVISLISYVITKIAVTLYAGALFLNLLFGWDLYTSSLMLVVATGIYTVAGGLAAVIYTELMQAFVLIGGAVALTWIGLDKVGGLSALIDFAPKEHWSMLKPASHPDYPWSGMIFGLPILGIWYWCTDQYIVQRALGAKNVDHARGGAILAGFLKILPMFLLVFPGIIALKLFPGVEKSNTIYPQLTMLLPVGIKGLVIAGLFAAIMSSLAACFNSCGTLFTMDLYKPRRPRASERELVNVGRAVTLVMVVVAILYVPFLERLGGSKLFEYLQKIQAYISPPIAAVFLLGVFYKRFNGRGALAALYTGFVIGVLRFLLELAMSVGGWKLGAIEPLITMNFLHFAILMFAVCVAVLVAVSLATPAQSDQQLHGLTFATTPKDAHAVAIADSTRLGRRVTILGTIALIAILLALWALFYVIIPLRIAH